Proteins encoded in a region of the Magallana gigas chromosome 8, xbMagGiga1.1, whole genome shotgun sequence genome:
- the LOC136271056 gene encoding uncharacterized protein, translating to MKFFARLILFLVYVSDIFADNNTTDSPSTTSVNQACSIVVLGKKTKQNFDSLFNNGATKMVKIKFKFQNSSGGVLSDLANTDIFLPLSWTKTKGSEGRGLLLLKEELISLPFSALNYGVESLAVSIAESPPNCFVTQNLNVTHFQTVLRDLVLGNLDLLNKEESPEGQRVCNQHIRNNGNGVAEFFFVCCYRNDEGRMICSELSEDLWLTVFFHVMIVINVIVVLYSPLLVPERWYREKYINVVYKHKLKEQIQLRILKSAKLPKEVNVSSKSTIKLNDIDAEPGMPKFKDIIADLRDDQVYKLTISQLMFKMKADRLVPANHVPVGVFKTLYDTIIKCEVRQRYAVRDCCHSNMFGIFKPCQKTVLWHECLQKFMLVCFLPLLAAPWIIRLYFYYIYEDIQRTQKSVAAESRNLDPDYPGNLLAYFNPVHGIFVFCYAVLAIDILLFGVLQKKVAERSRYVIRRCFRDMRGMNRSQAFGYCIFTLLIPIKKYGIFFLLVAWVYWLIAFPVLLLVIAFYFMPIVNIMCRLLFTYLETIFPVHKCFNPLVRTYRRLYKEDYSIPLLIFVEDHDVIPRKPTTAKDKVFNMVITLLLIISIVSFTVLALEFLIVVVEYIVYQLIGLVLNWGVWFKYATLAFILVIYAKDCFGSVTNKYQVFNEKLIAFVKSKAEEDIKSFILKDPNEQGNNAFQIDDESDSKQQFELAVQNSRLQWHMPQLVLFLDNADVTYITKHLFFEASNMPNAGCPGSLMTNLFSALSQFMVILLFLLFVLLVIAAFGERYAVSGINQTVLAAVGGILPFVFQKILFKSPPAFDLDTSSPHFQNAFNKLLREYNEYAFVFDIEPAADVEECSDGSQVDLLINTTKQKDGSSLLLEKIV from the coding sequence ATGAAGTTTTTTGCGCGATTGATTCTATTCTTAGTATATGTGTCGGATATTTTTGCCGATAATAATACCACGGATTCTCCCTCCACTACTTCTGTCAATCAAGCCTGCAGCATCGTCGTCCTTGGTaagaaaaccaaacaaaacTTTGATAGTCTATTTAACAATGGCGCCACAAAAATGGTGAAGATCAAGTTCAAGTTTCAAAACTCATCAGGAGGGGTTCTCTCGGACCTCGCTAACACGGACATTTTCCTACCTCTCTCCTGGACAAAAACGAAAGGATCCGAAGGAAGAGGTTTGCTTCTTCTGAAGGAGGAGTTGATATCTTTACCTTTTTCGGCCCTGAATTATGGAGTGGAAAGTTTAGCTGTGAGTATAGCTGAGAGTCCTCCTAACTGCTTTGTCACTCAGAACCTAAACGTGACACACTTTCAGACCGTGCTAAGGGACTTGGTGTTAGGTAATCTCGATCTGTTGAACAAGGAGGAAAGTCCCGAGGGTCAGCGTGTGTGTAATCAGCACATTAGAAACAACGGGAATGGGGTGGCGGAGTTTTTCTTTGTCTGTTGTTACAGAAACGATGAGGGTAGAATGATATGCTCCGAACTGTCAGAAGATTTGTGGCTCACTGTGTTCTTTCACGTAATGATAGTTATTAACGTTATAGTAGTGTTGTATAGCCCACTGTTGGTTCCAGAACGATGGTACCGTGAGAAATACATTAATGTAGTGTACAAACATAAGTTAAAAGAGCAAATTCAACTAAGAATACTAAAATCAGCCAAACTGCCAAAGGAAGTGAATGTTTCAAGTAAAAGCACAATCAAACTGAATGACATTGATGCTGAACCCGGTATGCCAAAGTTCAAGGACATAATCGCTGATCTTAGGGACGATCAAGTATACAAACTGACTATTTCCCAGctcatgtttaaaatgaaagccGATCGCCTTGTCCCCGCAAATCATGTCCCTGTAGGGGTGTTCAAGACACTGTATGATACCATCATTAAATGTGAAGTTCGACAACGTTATGCTGTCAGAGATTGCTGCCACAGCAACATGTTTGGTATTTTTAAACCATGTCAGAAAACTGTTTTGTGGCATGAATGCCTGCAAAAATTCATGCTCGTCTGTTTTCTTCCTTTGCTTGCTGCACCTTGGATAATCCGGCTCTACTTCTATTACATATACGAAGATATCCAGCGAACACAAAAAAGCGTGGCAGCAGAATCCCGAAATTTGGATCCAGACTATCCAGGAAATTTACTTGCCTACTTTAACCCAGTCCATGGAATATTCGTGTTTTGTTATGCTGTACTTGCTATTGATATTCTTTTGTTCGGAGTTCTTCAAAAGAAAGTGGCAGAAAGGTCTCGATATGTTATCAGAAGATGTTTTAGGGATATGCGAGGCATGAACCGATCGCAGGCATTCGGATACTGTATATTCACACTCCTGATCCCCATTAAGAAATATGGGATCTTCTTCCTTCTCGTTGCCTGGGTCTACTGGCTTATTGCTTTTCCCGTCTTGCTTTTGGTTATTGCGTTCTACTTCATGCCGATCGTTAACATCATGTGTCGTCTCCTTTTCACCTACCTTGAGACTATATTTCCCGTACATAAATGTTTCAATCCTCTAGTTCGCACTTACCGTCGCCTGTACAAAGAAGATTATTCAATTCCTTTACTCATCTTTGTAGAGGACCATGATGTGATACCAAGGAAACCCACCACTGCTAAAGATAAAGTTTTTAATATGGTGATCACACTGCTGCTGATTATTTCCATTGTCTCCTTCACAGTGCTAGCACTGGAGTTTCTGATTGTTGTGGTAGAATACATCGTCTATCAGCTCATTGGTCTGGTACTGAACTGGGGGGTTTGGTTCAAGTATGCTACACTAGCGTTCATCTTAGTCATATATGCCAAAGACTGCTTCGGAAGTGTCACCAATAAATATCAAGTGttcaatgaaaaactgataGCATTTGTGAAATCAAAAGCCGAGGAAGATATAAAATCGTTCATATTGAAAGATCCAAATGAACAGGGAAACAATGCATTTCAAATTGATGATGAGTCTGACTCAAAACAACAATTTGAATTGGCTGTCCAAAACTCCCGCTTACAGTGGCATATGCCTCAGCTGGTACTTTTCCTTGACAATGCCGACGTGACCTACATCACTAAACACTTGTTCTTTGAGGCCTCTAATATGCCAAATGCTGGATGTCCTGGTAGTCTCATGACCAACCTGTTTTCCGCTTTGTCCCAGTTTATGGTTATTCTGCTGTTCCTGCTTTTCGTACTCTTGGTCATTGCGGCGTTTGGAGAAAGGTACGCAGTTTCTGGCATTAATCAAACCGTACTGGCAGCAGTAGGAGGAATCCTGCCTTTTGTCTTTCAAAAAATCCTCTTCAAAAGTCCTCCTGCTTTTGATTTGGATACTAGCAGTCCTCATTTCCAAAACGCTTTTAATAAGCTTCTTCGTGAATACAACGAGTATGCCTTTGTCTTTGACATCGAACCAGCGGCTGATGTAGAAGAATGCTCCGACGGTTCTCAAGTGGATCTCCTGATAAATACCACTAAACAGAAGGACGGGAGCTCTCTCCTTCTGGAGAAAATTGTGTGA